The following DNA comes from Magnetococcales bacterium.
GGGGCGTTTCGTCAACGGAATTTTGGACCACGCCGCACTCCGCATTCGAGGTGAGCGGGATCGAGAGTTGAGCAACCTGGAAGAGCAAGACCCAAAACTTGCGCAACCGGAAAAAATCGGCGATTTGGAGGAATAGTCGATGACCGTGGAAAATGCCATCTCCTCACTTGGGGAGTTTGAGTTGATTCGGCGCTTTTTTGCCTCACGGGAGAACATCGCCCCTTCCGCCATGTCGGTTGTTGCCGGCATCGGGGATGACGCTGCCGTGCTGGCCGTGCCGCGAACGCAACACCTCTTGACTTCGGTCGATACCCTGGTGGAAGGCATCCACTTCGCCTCGGATCAGGATCCCTTTCTGGTGGGGTGCAAGGCGTTGTTGGTCAACATTTCCGATATGGCGGCCATGGGTGCAACGCCGCACTGTTACCTGCTCTCCCTTTCGCTTCCCGCCACCACCCCCCTGAGGTGGGTGGAGGAGTTTTCCCGGGGCTTGCGGGAGATTGCCGGACGGTTTTCGCTCTCATTGATCGGTGGCGATACCGTCGGAAGCCGAGGTGGCGTGACTGTCACCATCTCCATTCTGGGATTGACAGGACAAAATCGGGCTATTTTCCGCTCTGGCGCCCAGGTTGGGGATTGTGTCTTCGTTTCCGGCTCCATCGGTGATGCCACCCTCGGATTGGCCTGGAGCATGGGCCAACTGCCCTGGGTCAACCCCGACGATGGAAACTGGCTGTGCAACCGTCTCGATTTGCCGCAACCCCGGGTCCAATTGGGAAAAATGCTCCAGGACGCCGCCGTGGCCCATGCTGCCATCGATATTTCCGACGGTCTGGTGGCTGATCTCGGGCATCTGGGTGCCAGCTCTGGAGTGAAC
Coding sequences within:
- the thiL gene encoding thiamine-phosphate kinase, coding for MTVENAISSLGEFELIRRFFASRENIAPSAMSVVAGIGDDAAVLAVPRTQHLLTSVDTLVEGIHFASDQDPFLVGCKALLVNISDMAAMGATPHCYLLSLSLPATTPLRWVEEFSRGLREIAGRFSLSLIGGDTVGSRGGVTVTISILGLTGQNRAIFRSGAQVGDCVFVSGSIGDATLGLAWSMGQLPWVNPDDGNWLCNRLDLPQPRVQLGKMLQDAAVAHAAIDISDGLVADLGHLGASSGVNVRIHAEKVPLSDTARRVIHGRDSSMLTRLLTGGEDYELAFAAPDGARHSILEISHCLEIPITEIGECVAGAPGVTLLSAGEPMLLEQAGWSHF